In Thunnus maccoyii chromosome 3, fThuMac1.1, whole genome shotgun sequence, the following proteins share a genomic window:
- the camk1b gene encoding calcium/calmodulin-dependent protein kinase type 1 yields MPLGDESHAWKKKTSDVKEKYDFKEILGTGAFSEVVLAEEKRTQKLVAIKCIPKKALEGKENSIENEIAVLHKIKHTNIVSLEDIFESKSHLYLVMQLVSGGELFDRIIEKGFYTEKDASKLIRQILDAVKYLHDMGIVHRDLKPENLLYYSMDEDSKIMISDFGLSKIEGSGSVMSTACGTPGYVAPEVLAQKPYSKAVDCWSIGVISYILLCGYPPFYDENDAKLFEQILKAEYEFDSPYWDDISDSAKDFIVHLMEKDHNIRYTCDQALQHPWIAGDTALEKNIHESVSAQIKKNFAKSKWKQAFNATAVVRHMRRLQLGTSHEGPNPTLPSPCRNQLLMPEDHPQHAEACCEGGCSQNVDGGADSLSNCSYRCHPTSRV; encoded by the exons aggaGCTTTCTCTGAGGTGGTCCtggcagaggagaagaggaccCAGAAATTGGTGGCCATCAAGTGTATCCCCAAGAAGGCATTAGAGGGCAAGGAAAACAGCATTGAGAATGAGATAGCAGTCCTGCACAA GATTAAACACACCAACATTGTATCTCTGGAAGATATATTTGAGAGTAAATCACACCTCTACCTTGTCATGCAACT GGTGTCTGGTGGGGAACTGTTTGACCGTATCATAGAGAAAGGCTTCTACACAGAGAAAGACGCCAGTAAGCTAATTCGGCAGATTCTTGATGCTGTCAAATACCTCCACGACATGGGCATCGTGCACCGTGACCTGAAG CCAGAGAATCTGCTCTACTACAGCATGGATGAAGACTCCAAGATCATGATCAGTGACTTTGGGTTGTCTAAAATCGAGGGCTCTGGCAGCGTGATGTCGACAGCCTGTGGAACACCTGGATATGTCG CCCCTGAAGTGCTGGCTCAGAAACCCTATAGTAAAGCAGTGGACTGCTGGTCTATTGGTGTCATATCATATATTCT GTTGTGTGGTTACCCTCCTTTCTATGATGAGAATGATGCCAAACTGTTTGAACAGATCCTGAAGGCAGAATATGAGTTTGATTCTCCTTACTGGGATGATATCTCTGATTCAG cTAAAGACTTCATAGTCCATCTGATGGAGAAAGACCACAACATACGTTACACCTGTGACCAGGCCCTGCAGCACCCCTG GATTGCTGGGGATACTGCcctggaaaaaaacatccatgAGTCTGTCAGTGCACAGATCAAGAAGAATTTTGCAAAAAGCAAGTGGAAG CAAGCATTCAACGCCACAGCCGTGGTTCGCCACATGAGGCGTCTTCAGCTGGGCACCAGCCACGAGGGACCAAACCCAACCCTGCCCAGCCCATGCCGAAATCAACTGTTGATGCCAGAGGATCACCCGCAGCACGCAG AGGCTTGTTGTGAGGGAGGGTGCTCCCAGAACGTCGACGGTGGGGCGGACTCTCTGTCCAACTGCAGCTACCGTTGCCACCCTACCAGCAGGGTGTGA